In a single window of the Pseudorca crassidens isolate mPseCra1 chromosome 9, mPseCra1.hap1, whole genome shotgun sequence genome:
- the LRRC4C gene encoding leucine-rich repeat-containing protein 4C: protein MLNKMTLHPQQIMIGPRFNRALFDPLLVVLLALQLLVVAGLVRAQTCPSVCSCSNQFSKVICVRKNLREVPDGISTNTRLLNLHENQIQIIKVNSFKHLRHLEILQLSRNHIRTIEIGAFNGLANLNTLELFDNRLTTIPNGAFVYLSKLKELWLRNNPIESIPSYAFNRIPSLRRLDLGELKRLSYISEGAFEGLSNLRYLNLAMCNLREIPNLTPLIKLDELDLSGNHLSAIRPGSFQGLMHLQKLWMIQSQIQVIERNAFDNLQSLVEINLAHNNLTLLPHDLFTPLHHLERIHLHHNPWNCNCDILWLSWWIKDMAPSNTACCARCNTPPNLKGRYIGELDQNYFTCYAPVIVEPPADLNVTEGMAAELKCRASTSLTSVSWITPNGTVMTHGAYKVRIAVLSDGTLNFTNVTVQDTGMYTCMVSNSVGNTTASATLNVTAANTTPFSYFSTVTVETMEPSQDEARTTDNNVGPTPVIDWETTNVTTSLTPQSTRSTEKTFTIPVTDINSGIPGIDEVMKTTKIIIGCFVAITLMAAVMLVIFYKMRKQHHRQNHHAPTRTVEIINVDDEITGDTPMESHLPMPAIEHEHLNHYNSYKSPFNHTTTVNTINSIHSSVHEPLLIRMNSKDNVQETQI, encoded by the coding sequence ATGTTGAACAAGATGACCTTACATCCACAGCAGATAATGATAGGTCCTAGGTTTAACAGGGCCTTATTTGACCCCCTGCTTGTGGTGCTGCTGGCTCTTCAACTTCTTGTGGTGGCTGGTCTGGTGCGGGCTCAAACCTGCCCTTCCGTCTGCTCCTGCAGCAACCAGTTCAGCAAGGTGATTTGCGTTCGGAAAAACCTACGTGAGGTTCCAGATGGCATCTCCACCAACACCCGGCTGCTGAACCTCCATGAGAACCAAATCCAGATCATTAAAGTGAATAGCTTCAAACACTTGAGGCACCTGGAAATCCTACAGTTGAGTAGGAATCATATCAGAACAATTGAAATTGGGGCCTTCAATGGTCTGGCAAACCTCAACACCCTGGAACTCTTTGACAATCGTCTTACGACCATCCCAAATGGAGCTTTTGTATATTTGTCTAAACTGAAGGAGCTCTGGTTGCGAAACAACCCCATCGAAAGCATCCCTTCTTATGCTTTTAACAGAATCCCTTCTTTGCGCCGACTAGACTTAGGGGAATTAAAAAGGCTTTCGTATATCTCAGAAGGTGCCTTTGAAGGTCTGTCCAACTTGAGGTATTTGAACCTTGCCATGTGCAACCTCCGAGAAATCCCTAACCTCACGCCGCTCATAAAACTAGATGAGCTGGATCTTTCTGGGAATCATCTGTCTGCCATCAGGCCTGGCTCTTTCCAGGGGTTGATGCACCTTCAAAAACTGTGGATGATACAGTCCCAGATTCAAGTGATTGAACGGAATGCCTTTGATAACCTTCAGTCACTGGTGGAGATCAACCTGGCACACAACAATCTAACATTACTGCCTCATGACCTCTTCACACCCTTGCATCATCTAGAACGGATACACTTACATCACAACCCCTGGAACTGTAACTGTGACATACTGTGGCTCAGCTGGTGGATAAAAGACATGGCCCCCTCCAACACAGCTTGCTGTGCCCGGTGTAACACGCCTCCCAATCTGAAAGGGAGGTACATTGGGGAGCTTGACCAGAATTATTTCACATGCTATGCTCCTGTCATTGTGGAGCCCCCAGCAGACCTCAATGTCACTGAAGGCATGGCAGCTGAGCTGAAATGTCGGGCCTCCACGTCCCTGACTTCTGTATCTTGGATTACTCCAAACGGAACAGTCATGACACACGGGGCGTACAAAGTGCGGATAGCCGTGCTCAGCGATGGGACGTTAAACTTCACGAATGTAACTGTGCAAGATACAGGCATGTACACATGTATGGTGAGTAATTCTGTTGGAAATACCACTGCTTCGGCCACCCTGAATGTTACTGCAGCAAACACTACTCCCTTCTCGTACTTTTCAACCGTCACAGTAGAGACTATGGAACCTTCTCAGGATGAGGCAAGGACCACAGATAACAATGTGGGTCCCACTCCGGTGATCGACTGGGAGACCACCAACGTGACCACCTCTCTCACGCCACAGAGCACAAGGTCAACAGAAAAAACTTTCACCATCCCCGTGACTGATATAAACAGTGGGATCCCAGGAATCGATGAAGTCATGAAGACTACCAAAATCATCATTGGCTGTTTTGTGGCCATCACACTCATGGCTGCAGTGATGCTGGTCATTTTCTACAAGATGAGGAAGCAGCACCATCGGCAAAACCATCATGCCCCAACGAGGACTGTTGAAATCATTAATGTGGATGATGAGATTACAGGAGACACACCCATGGAAAGCCACCTGCCCATGCCTGCTATTGAGCATGAGCACCTAAACCACTACAACTCTTACAAATCTCCCTTCAACCACACAACAACAGTTAACACAATAAATTCAATACACAGTTCAGTGCATGAACCGTTATTGATCCGAATGAACTCTAAAGACAATGTCCAAGAGACTCAAATCTAA